In Eubalaena glacialis isolate mEubGla1 chromosome 4, mEubGla1.1.hap2.+ XY, whole genome shotgun sequence, one DNA window encodes the following:
- the TICAM1 gene encoding TIR domain-containing adapter molecule 1, whose protein sequence is MASTGPSLSGAFDILGAAGQDKLLYLKHKLKTLRPGCRGADLLHAMVLLKLGQETEARISLEALKADAVAKLVARQWAGVDSTEAPEEPPDVSRAVARVYHLLAEERLCPAPMREEAYRAAVRAFRSRDDPQLGELQEEARDRCGWDVLRDLEGIQTLHSDLGCLLPSSASPSGTRSDPRPIEDLSDWSRGHSLRSTGSPASLASNLEISQSPTMALLSSHHSPHGPSKLCDKPRPSPVPEPAPMGCQEPEEMSWPPSVEAARPPARPNSPAPRLPEVAADACPASLHDPPEAPKTSTHHPVECTDVPAAPTSLPSPSRNACPVADQSPIQLSEEDTTYPAAQPRPPTPSAPKTSPPFSSPSTPPKAHPTVSKPGPPPPELESPEQKFYNFVVLHAGADEHIALRVRERLEALGVRDGATFCEDFQVPGRGELHCLQDALDHSAFIILLLTSNFDCRLSQHQANQSLMSSLTRHGWQDCVIPFLPLESSLTQLSPSTTSLLTALVWLDEHSPIFAKRVANTFKSQKLRARKAKWRKEQDIRALQEQSKHLEGERQQAAAWSAAHSAYLHNYLSYQMQMEKLQVAFGSCMPFETQLPSVPQVPFGGPGTLGAPPPPFPTRPGHQPPPLPPWLAGMPPPAFPQPPGAFLQPQAFPQPPDFPQTSPVHPQGLQPLIIHHAQMVQLGLNNHMWNQRGTQAPEDKTPETE, encoded by the coding sequence ATGGCCAGCACAGGCCCGTCCCTTTCTGGCGCCTTTGACATTCTAGGCGCGGCGGGCCAGGATAAGCTCTTGTATCTTAAGCACAAACTGAAGACCCTGCGGCCAGGCTGCCGGGGGGCGGACCTCCTGCATGCCATGGTGCTCCTAAAGCTGGGCCAGGAGACCGAGGCCAGGATCTCCCTGGAGGCGCTGAAGGCGGACGCTGTGGCGAAGCTGGTGGCCCGCCAGTGGGCTGGTGTGGACAGCACTGAGGCCCCAGAGGAGCCCCCAGACGTGTCCCGGGCCGTTGCCAGGGTGTACCACCTTCTtgccgaggagaggctgtgtccAGCGCCAATGCGGGAGGAGGCCTACCGCGCAGCCGTCCGTGCTTTCAGGTCCAGGGACGACCCCCAGCTGGGGGAGCTCCAGGAAGAGGCACGAGACCGGTGCGGATGGGACGTCCTTAGGGACCTGGAGGGCATCCAAACTCTCCACTCCGATCTGGGGTGCCTCCTGCCGTCCTCGGCATCACCCTCCGGGACCCGCAGCGATCCGCGGCCCATCGAGGACCTTTCGGACTGGAGCAGAGGGCATTCCCTGAGATCCACCGGCAGCCCGGCCTCCCTGGCCAGCAACTTGGAAATTAGCCAGTCGCCCACCATGGCCCTCCTCAGCAGTCACCACAGCCCCCACGGGCCCAGCAAGCTGTGTGACAAGCCCCGGCCCAGCCCAGTGCCCGAGCCTGCCCCTATGGGCTGCCAGGAGCCCGAGGAGATGAGCTGGCCCCCGTCAGTGGAGGCTGCCAGGCCCCCGGCGCGGCCAAACAGCCCAGCCCCCAGGCTTCCCGAGGTGGCCGCAGATGCATGCCCCGCCAGCCTGCACGACCCCCCGGAAGCTCCGAAAACCAGCACTCACCACCCGGTGGAGTGCACGGATGTGCCAGCAGCTCCCACATCTCTCCCCTCGCCTTCCAGAAACGCCTGCCCTGTCGCGGATCAGTCGCCAATCCAACTTTCAGAGGAAGACACCACTTACCCGGCGGCTCAGCCACGTCCACCGACTCCATCGGCCCCCAAAACGTCCCCTCCCTTTTCGTCTCCATCGACCCCTCCTAAGGCTCACCCTACCGTCTCGAAGCCGGGGCCCCCTCCTCCTGAGCTGGAGTCGCCAGAGCAGAAATTCTATAACTTTGTGGTGCTGCACGCTGGCGCTGACGAGCACATCGCGCTGCGCGTGCGCGAGAGGCTGGAGGCCCTGGGCGTGCGCGACGGCGCCACGTTCTGCGAAGATTTCCAGGTGCCAGGGCGCGGCGAGCTGCACTGCCTGCAGGACGCCTTAGACCACTCGGCCTTCATCATCCTGTTGCTCACCTCCAACTTCGACTGCCGGCTGAGCCAGCACCAGGCGAACCAGTCTCTGATGAGCAGCCTCACGCGGCACGGGTGGCAGGATTGCGTGATCCCCTTCCTGCCCCTGGAGAGTTCCCTGACCCAGCTCAGCCCCAGCACGACCAGCCTGCTCACCGCCCTGGTGTGGCTGGACGAGCACTCCCCGATCTTCGCCAAGAGGGTGGCCAACACCTTCAAGTCCCAGAAGCTGCGGGCCCGCAAGGCCAAGTGGAGGAAGGAACAGGATATCCGGGCCCTGCAGGAGCAGAGCAAACATCTGGAGGGTGAGCGGCAGCAGGCAGCGGCGTGGAGTGCCGCGCACTCGGCTTACCTCCATAACTACCTGTCCTACCAGATGCAGATGGAGAAGCTCCAGGTAGCTTTCGGGAGCTGCATGCCATTTGAGACTCAGCTGCCTTCTGTGCCTCAGGTGCCCTTTGGGGGACCGGGGACCCTGGGAGCCCCACCACCACCCTTTCCCACGCGGCCGGGCCATCAGCCGCCGCCCCTGCCTCCTTGGCTGGCGGGCATGCCCCCACCGGCCTTCCCGCAGCCCCCGGGGGCTTTCCTGCAGCCCCAGGCCTTCCCGCAGCCCCCGGACTTCCCACAGACTTCACCCGTGCACCCTCAGGGGCTGCAGCCCCTCATCATACACCATGCGCAGATGGTACAACTGGGACTCAACAACCACATGTGGAACCAGAGAGGGACGCAGGCGCCCGAGGACAAGACGCCAGAAACGGAATGA